A window of the Arachis duranensis cultivar V14167 chromosome 5, aradu.V14167.gnm2.J7QH, whole genome shotgun sequence genome harbors these coding sequences:
- the LOC107487471 gene encoding probable L-ascorbate peroxidase 4, peroxisomal isoform X2, with the protein MAKEGVAVDFEYAKQIDKARRELRALISSRNCAPLMLRLAWHDAGTYDAKTRTGGANGSIRNQQELNHQANRGLETAVQFCEEVKAKCPRVSYADLYQLAGVIAVEVTGGPTIRFVPGRKDSLESPPEGRLPDATKDAQHLRDVFYRMGLTDKDIVALSGGHTLGKAHKERSGFEGQWTENHLKFDNSYFVELMDSKDSFKLPTDKVLVEDPEFRKYVVRYKNIMQSHTRSSQSWGSIQIVFQIAV; encoded by the exons ATGGCGAAAGAGGGAGTAGCAGTTGACTTCGAGTACGCCAAGCAGATAGACAAGGCGCGTCGAGAACTACGCGCTCTTATCTCCTCCAGGAACTGCGCTCCTCTCATGCTCCGATTAGC ATGGCACGATGCTGGTACCTATGATGCAAAGACGAGAACAGGAGGTGCCAATGGTTCCATTAGAAATCAACAGGAATTGAATCACCAAGCTAACAGGGGCTTGGAAACAGCTGTTCAATTTTGTG AGGAAGTGAAGGCCAAATGTCCCAGAGTTTCATATGCAGATCTTTACCAG CTAGCTGGTGTTATTGCGGTAGAGGTAACCGGGGGTCCAACAATTCGCTTTGTTCCTGGGAGAAAg GATTCACTGGAATCTCCACCAGAAGGGCGCCTTCCTGATGCTACAAAGG atGCACAGCATTTAAGGGATGTCTTTTATCGCATGGGTCTCACTGATAAAGACATAGTGGCTTTATCCGGAGGCCATACATTG GGTAAAGCACATAAAGAACGCTCAGGCTTTGAAGGCCAATGGACAGAGAACCATTTGAAGTTTGATAACTCCTATTTTGT AGAGCTAATGGATTCAAAAGATTCATTCAAGCTTCCAACAGACAAGGTTCTAGTTGAGGATCCTGAGTTCCGCAAGTATGTAGTGCGTTACAAAAAT ATTATGCAGAGTCACACAAGAAGCTCTCAGAGCTGGGGTTCAATCCAAATCGTGTTTCAGATAGCCGTATAG
- the LOC107487471 gene encoding L-ascorbate peroxidase 3 isoform X1, which translates to MAKEGVAVDFEYAKQIDKARRELRALISSRNCAPLMLRLAWHDAGTYDAKTRTGGANGSIRNQQELNHQANRGLETAVQFCEEVKAKCPRVSYADLYQLAGVIAVEVTGGPTIRFVPGRKDSLESPPEGRLPDATKDAQHLRDVFYRMGLTDKDIVALSGGHTLGKAHKERSGFEGQWTENHLKFDNSYFVELMDSKDSFKLPTDKVLVEDPEFRKYVVRYKNDEDAFFADYAESHKKLSELGFNPNRVSDSRIVRGVIGFLVASTVIVMGYLIEINRKSK; encoded by the exons ATGGCGAAAGAGGGAGTAGCAGTTGACTTCGAGTACGCCAAGCAGATAGACAAGGCGCGTCGAGAACTACGCGCTCTTATCTCCTCCAGGAACTGCGCTCCTCTCATGCTCCGATTAGC ATGGCACGATGCTGGTACCTATGATGCAAAGACGAGAACAGGAGGTGCCAATGGTTCCATTAGAAATCAACAGGAATTGAATCACCAAGCTAACAGGGGCTTGGAAACAGCTGTTCAATTTTGTG AGGAAGTGAAGGCCAAATGTCCCAGAGTTTCATATGCAGATCTTTACCAG CTAGCTGGTGTTATTGCGGTAGAGGTAACCGGGGGTCCAACAATTCGCTTTGTTCCTGGGAGAAAg GATTCACTGGAATCTCCACCAGAAGGGCGCCTTCCTGATGCTACAAAGG atGCACAGCATTTAAGGGATGTCTTTTATCGCATGGGTCTCACTGATAAAGACATAGTGGCTTTATCCGGAGGCCATACATTG GGTAAAGCACATAAAGAACGCTCAGGCTTTGAAGGCCAATGGACAGAGAACCATTTGAAGTTTGATAACTCCTATTTTGT AGAGCTAATGGATTCAAAAGATTCATTCAAGCTTCCAACAGACAAGGTTCTAGTTGAGGATCCTGAGTTCCGCAAGTATGTAGTGCGTTACAAAAAT GATGAGGATGCTTTTTTCGCAGATTATGCAGAGTCACACAAGAAGCTCTCAGAGCTGGGGTTCAATCCAAATCGTGTTTCAGATAGCCGTATAGTCCGTGGAGTTATAGGGTTTCTAGTTGCCTCAACTGTGATCGTGATGGGTTACTTAATTGAAATCAACAGAAAAAGCAAGTGA